GCtgtcagtgttttattgtttattgtctgagaataaaatacaaataaattttaaaCTGATCCctatgataatgttttttctacaTCTTTGTAGAAAAACTTGATTAGGTAggcgccactttattaggtacaccagtccaacagCTTAttattgcaaatttctaatcagttaaCCACATGGCAGCAGcagttttttaatgcatttaggcatgtaaacatggtcaagtcgatttgctgcagttcaaacagagcatcaaaatggggaaaaaaggtgatttaagcgactttgaaggtggcatggttgttggtgcaagacgggctggtcagagtatttctgaaactgttgatctactggtattttcatGAACAACCTTTTCTAGATTTTACAGACAATTgtctgaaaaaagagaaaatattcagtaagcggctgttctgtgggcacaaatgccttgttgatgccagaggataGAGGAGAATAGACAGACTGGGTCGAAATGAGTGTCAGTATGtgtactctagcctatataatgttgaacataatgcaagagggaatctgatattgataaatgttttattttaccaGTGAAAGAATTGGTCTAATAATGTCAATGACAAAtaacaagcatatgtctcaaacataataattcaacatcagaattatgaatagttgtattctaatgtcatcactttactgttaatgaccaggacaaatttaaagtctatacaaaatgtagtatttttaaCCAACagcagacctacacataatattatttttgttttacaatatgcttgagaaataacaataatattagcccactcatattaaccctaattttacatatacagaatTGTTAGAAAATTATGATctttttagggaaaaaaaaaaaaaaaatgtgattctcattttagccagaatcgtgtagctctactttgggatgtggtggaacaggagattcgcatcatggatgtgcagctgacaaatctgcagcaactgtggaATGCTATCATgtaccaatatggaccaaaatctttgagggctatttctagtaccttgttgaatctacaccattaaggcagttctgtaggcaaaaggggtccaacccagtaatagtaagatgtacctaataaagtggccagagagtgTAGTTGTGCTCTGaactgttgttttatttatatatttatattatatatatatatatatataatttgtgcaaacttaaaaaaaaaaaaaaaaaaaagtacgtCATTCTAAGAATGTAGTTTATATGCTATTTTCAATGTAATCCAAAATGAGGATTTAAAAAGCAGTCCATGAGTACtgtgtacttattttttttatatattaatttaataaaatctatAGAAACCTTTTAAATTCTAAAATAGATGACGCTTACATGAGAATCATGTTCATGTAAGACTAAAAACTACATTACATCATAATCGTTTATAGACTGacttttaacaatttaacatgcAGGTTTGGACtaacattttatttcttttgtgtgtAAACTATTCCTTTTAACAAGCAATATTTTGTTCTTACCTTTTGATGAGGTAGATGGCTGGGCAGAATCTTTATTCCCATTGGCAATGTTTTTCCCTTCTTCTGGGGCACTTGGAGCAGGCGCTTTATCCGGGGCATCACCGACTACTTCAAACTCAACATCCTTTTCCAACTCCTCACTGTAATTAATGCCAGGTTCATTTTAAGTGTGAAAAGGCAATGTATATTATCCATTAGCTGAATAAAAACACACACCAACCTGTGAATTACATTGACCAGAAGAGTGTAATCCTGTAGGAAGTCGTCAGCTTGAAGACGGCTCCCATTCCGAATCCCAAAGTCAGACAAAAACTTGTTATTGTTTGCTATAAGGGTCAAAGACGAAAAGAGTGTTAGCATCAAATGAAAAATTTTACaaactaataatattataacattGTTGCATCtaattttagttattatttagtgcaagaatagttttaaaaacaaagtatCTTGTCAGTAATATTGTAATGCTGCTTCAACATACAATAATAGCaaattatgttatttaaaatgttgtttcGCCATTATAACTTAAACTACAAGGGAAACTAGGAagctttaaatcattttaaacatcaTAAAATTTAGTATGATCATTCAATCTCATGTTTTATTAAGTACAGGTTGGTCTGTCACAATCAATATACCAATTTTTCGTACAACACGTAGACATGTCCTCAATAATGTTTGGTGATGCAACATACGTCACCTGTACATAAAAAAACAGTTCTAACCACATTTTAGCTGACTTTGCAACAGAGTCAGTATGgataaaaaaacactatagtatttactataaattactatagtatattttcatgtgtctGATGACTGAAAATAGatactttttttctaatttttaaattttttttttaccttggacgttactgtgaaaatttaatattaatatttatttgtttaggacatccattttcacattctgattccaatgcctaattattaaaggactataaatgaaatattcttaagaataaaatatcaaaatggtcttaaaatcatttattgatatatatatataagatatcaTGACAGGGCTAAATACAGGtcacaatatgttttttttttattttcctcaattgtgtaaaactgaaagaaaagtcacattttttaatagtaaaaaaaaaaaatttcacaaaaGGTATTCGAAATGAAAGCAGGCACTTGCATTGATTAGTACCCTATACAAACTAAATTGTCGAATGTATTTGgtacaaaacaacaaaataatgtatcataaataaaacataaaaaaaaaaaaacaagctttgcGGATTTGCTACAGCAGTGGCTGACAATAAATATCTGTATTAACCTTTCCATGCATACAATCACACAGATGATTCATGAGTACCGCTGCAGGTAAACTCTAAATGGGATACGGTTATGTAGTTTAATTTTTGTGACactacaacaaatatttttacattaccctgagggttgagtttagggttgaggtagggttAGACgcgaataaaataaaaattaaataatataattgctTCATTAACTTGCaatcgcagctgtatccctttttaGCAACAAAAGGCAGCACCCATTACCCGTCATATAACAAATATTACAAtcattattaagctgtttaaaagacaaaatatatgtTCTATTACATATTTAAGAATCTGAGTATcagaaatttcacaatataattagaacatttgtcaatatttacagaaaagggcAAAACGAAACAAAATACCATATAAACATAGATCCCTGGGGCTGGTGGGTCACGTGATAATCTCGACACATCACCATGAGAACTTTAGAATGCAATGGATTCCAAGTAAAAAACCTCCCACAGGAGGGTCAGCTGGAGTATTTACAACTCACGGAGGTTGAAAAGGTTAAGTctagtttttgaactgtgcagtagctgaataattaggcctactacgctactttaTTTTACTGCTGGTCATTATGAAAGTACCTGGAGAGACAAATATTTCCTGAGGTGGTAAATAGTTTGAGAAGCACTGTGTTACGGTATAGAAAGATGCCCTCTAGAGGCTGACTCAGTTCACACCTTCAGTCTCTCCTTCCTCTGAAGAGATGAGGATCGTTCCCTTTCCGTCCTCAATCTGCACATCTGGTGCCACCATGCCAAACTTCTCCTTCagtatctggaaaaaaaaatcccaccacAAATAAACATTTCAACCTCCCAATCCAAACCAAATATAGGTCACCCTCTTTAAACATGGGATTGACGCAATTGTTGGTACCTTGTCCTGAAGAGCTTGCACCATGGTCTTGTGCACGTTAAGCTTTACTGTGACCTCGGGTTTGCTGGCACAAACATAACAGCTGGCATTTGGAGGGTCCAGCGCACACGGGACGAGCAGCTTTTTCCTGGGGTTTGGCTGTTTGTTTAGGAAGATctaaagaaaaacacaaattattCAAAGGTCAGAATGACCAAAGCCACTGATAACCAAGCTAGAAAAAGAAAATTGAAGATGTGTTAGATTAGAGAGCACATGATGCAATTCAGTTTTGATCATGAACTGTAGAAGCAGAAGATCAAGCTCACCGTGCGACACTGTTCAAAGTCTGAGTTGAGAATCTTCAGTGCTTCCAGAACAATGAGACCGGCAATGACGGCGTTAGTGGTGGCTATAGCTGGAATGATGTTGCCTGCCATGGCTAGATGAGAAAACAGCATGGGTTAAAGCCacattaaaaatcacaaaattattTTAGTTGAAGCATTCAattgttattaatttgttttaatgcCACTATAATTTGTTTTAATGCCACAATAGATTCTTACACAAGCTACAAATGTGTTTttcttccacttttacttaataTGAATGTATAAGTCTTGAGTGGCCAATTCTACATTGTATGTGGTGTATGTATATTCTTGTATGTACAAACTGGtcatgttcattttcaaaatggtaattatttctttcatttagaAATGGATTCACTTAAGACAATTTGTTGTTTATACATTCACCATTTTTCAATAATATACTGGTAGGAATGGGTATCATTAAGGTTTTAActgtattactacttttatcgacACTACTTATCAGTTAGGTACTTTATCACTTTACGGTTTTCTTATCACTTCTTGTAGTGTTTTTTTaaggaagatttttttaacagaattAACAACACTATTTTATTACTACGTTTTTAATGTATAACAAAACGAAagcaataattgtaaaacaaataaatttattctgtatataataaattttttCCTGTAAAAGAATGTACAATGGTTTGGGGGAAAATGACTaaatttttaaacattcttctggagaaaaatcaacatgtttgccttttctggcagAAGTCGGGACTTTTTAGTttattgtgctccctgcagttAAAAATACCCTCTTTGAATTGCAAAATGCAGGTAAATgagatcatgttaatgatttgtCATTAACgcattcacatatatatatatatgtgttttgtGAATTATCTGTCTTTAACAGTTTTGTTGCATCTTTCCAtgtaaaaaataagtttaaaaattcTTAAGcagtttattattaggctatatttgtaaatacagtaatttaaaagcatttttaatgttttaagatttatttaggctactgcagataaaaatcactttcattgtaactgaatgtgtgcatttatttaactattaatattatcCTCATTTAAGTGATTGACTGCTGGCATAAtgatgtggatgatgtaatgttaCCGTTATTAGCTAGGCaatcaaaaatgtttcatttgtcTTTCTGCAGTTAATGCACTTTTAAAAGATACTTTTACTTTGCCAGATTGCTTGCGTTTTcactaatacaataaaaaaaacttgttgcGTTTGTTTCAATGGCCATTGTTGCTGTCCACTTGGGAAATACAACCCGTTTGGTTCACTCCGCAAGCTTACAAGTTGTGTGTGTGCACTCGGTGGAGGTTTGTGCTAAGCGGAGAACTGTGCATTTTTTATACTTAATGCACTCGCCGGAAACACAAGCATTTCTCATGAgagattgccaactgtgcagacaaatatcaaatatcgcaaattagaaaaaagttggtcagttaaattatgctactttaagtaatgtttattcagcaataattctaCGGTACAGATAGCAGAACCGTTAACGTCAGAGCTCATCAATACTTCAgtcttttataatgtagcacCAATACCGATAAAGTACAGAGTTTCGGTACCCATCCCTATGTACTGGTATTAATTTCATAGTCAAAAGTCAGTGTCTCCTTCGATAAAGCAATAACGCACTTACTTAAGCTCGAGTTATTAAagcgtttttaaaaaatgtaaatcaaccATACACCTACATTTGACATCAAAGCGGCTTTTCATGTTCATGCTGAATACATTCATACGCAAGTTTGAAGCTGCTGTAACAAAGTCCATGGCTGGAGGATCGTCCTGAAAACAGCagcacacataaaaaaacatctaaatgttTTATTCACATTAAAAACGACAACTGCACCTCTCATATTTTGGTTAGGTATATAGACATTTTGACTGATAGCCAAACTGGTATATACTGTTAGCTTAtgaaaaaaagctgtttaaatCTCACCTTGTCCCAGACGAGCTCTGCACCGTCACCCTTCTCTTTCAGCTGAGATCGTAGAGTTTCTACACTATGCTGGAAGAGTTGAGCATAACCCTGAACTCCCAAAACCTGCTGGTCCTTCAGCCCTGAGCCAATTACCTGCTCCTGAGAACCTGCTTTTAAAAAGACTTACttaatatgcattttttaacatacaattacatttgtttaaataaCTGTTGATAGCCATGTAAGAACAAAATACCCACCAAGCTGGTTGATTTCTTCCCATTCTAGTGGTAacggggcttttctttttttccaaagCTTATCCATGGTCAGCAGATACATTATGTCATCTTTAAAAAGCTGCAAGGAAATATATAAATTactttcagacaaaaaaaaaaaaaaaaacaagtaaagaCTAACGTAAGGTGAGGTTTGTGACAAAGCTGACACCTTGTTGAAGAGTTTGATAGGGTCGTAGCCTGTGGAACGAGCCCACTCTTTAGTGGACACTCGTTTGATGTCTCCATCCTGATCGGATGCTGTGGCTCGAGCTGCTGCATCTGCAGGATTCCCtaaggtaataaaaaaaaaaaaacatcctttaATCAAACAGGCCCATTAAAAACCAATGTAAGTTGCATGTTTGGaatatacagggtttctgcaggtcacATCAAGtccaatataaaagctttttaaatatgaatgaaatttcagatatacaaagggctaaacactaaggatttttaacattaaaaaacattataaacaaaCGTTATTGtgaggaagataattaaaccatattggtaaataggacatggattgttggtgattggatgtgtgTTGGCCCGAGTGGGTAAATTTACATGGACAGAAAAAagttaagacccgtttaaaattatttaggacctacaacacaatatttcagcaaatttaagactttaaggcctaaaattgtttttgaaattaaAGACACTGCAGACACAATGTATATAATTATGATTGTCACAAAAGATATCACAAATGCTGGATGGAAACACCTAGATGCATATATTTGCTAATTGTTTATGCAATACTACATTTacttgtaaaaaaagaaaacacctaAATTATCACAAAGTTTGTTGTAAATGTCTGGCTACTTACAGGCGGCTTCAGGGTCAGCAGTGTCAGGCGATACTTCCTGATCTGCATCCTCCTCACCAAACAGCTGACTATATTGGCAATTGAATGacatgaaaaagataaaaaaagagGACAATAGACAAGAAAAAGAAGACAATAGCAAAATTAGCTAAAATTCCACAAAACTGATATTTATACaccaattaatttattaaaaccaTCACCAGATACAAACAGAGTCTTAACTACAAGTCTCAACAAGTTTGGTTTAACATGAAAGATATTATTGATGCAAACTAGAATTTACTTctcaaataaaaattaacagtttaataaaattGTTCATCCATGCTTTACATTAAACCATAAATCTTTATTTTGCCAGAAAAATGAATGTTCCAAATATCATTTGTTTTAGTGGCTTTtcaattaaacttaattaaatgTCAAATATTAATTAGTAATTGCATTATGAATTTATAGCTTTAATTAATctagctgcacaatatattggcgACCATAACATTTAGCCCAATatcaaaattaggccgatatctttaagccgatacaCAACGTAACTTTACAGAACTGCCTGAAACGCGCATGCGTAATTCAAACTTGTTCAGACTGTTAAGTCTATCATAATGGATCTTTCCCAACAATGTTTGTTCCTTCAAGGTCCATCCTTTTCTTGTGTGGTATTGCTGTACGTTAATGACTCAGTAAGTAGCtatgttccttatcattgtaaaTATGTTTGAGTGTCGTTGCCATGTGTTGTTAATGTAAGATTCTAATCAGTTTGAGCAGTAAATTTATAATGAATATAACGAGCGCACATGATGGCGTACACATTAAACTATCAAAGTCAATCATATTTATCATGCTTTTTTATTACTAATAACTAGTCCCACACGCAATAAGTGCGCGCAGAAATGCACAGATTTTTAGTCAAAcattaagtctatttattttcttatgtaaatttatattcttcagtttttaatttcagtaatattattgactaatatgcaaatgattagctgatttatttacaatacaatttgtaaagtaatattatttattatttgtcttttagtagatatatattctatgagagacttgctttgtttgccaaatgagtggatctaattggatttgcattgttaccattaaataagttaaaatgtgttatttttcatttcatataaGATGGTTCACTTCACCTCGcagttttgcagatttatttcaagcaatttgacatgctttattTCTAGAGAGCATTGTTTTCTGTGTCCTGattagcgcattgtgttctgtatCCTGACTGGCTGTacaccattgtcaatcaatctcctcatgccgtgtctcctgtacagtgcAGAATGTGTTctgcttgccaaatttacatgaATCTTTGATGGCTAGCAGTGTGATTCTGAAGTGCTGTAAGGTAcatttgcaagttttctccccacaatTTTGACGAAACATTCTGCAGTCATAGGCACCtgcggtagcacccaaaaggcaaaGAAAAATGGTAATAATCGCACAAAAAGGTTTAACTTGTAGACATGCTAAAGTAATGTAGAAGTTTCACGGCTGTAGGGCGCCATTacgtaataaataaatgaagataaaatGGTTTTGaactttggtttcattctataatactgcaCTTAATTTTCTACTAAAGTTTGAATTTGAGAGAGTTAAATCAAGAGAAAAAAAGTGTTAACATGTTAACGCCTgtttgagaaaagtgtataaagtgtctAGTAAAGGGGTTTTACAGCCGTAAAACACCTATACTAATTGTAACA
The DNA window shown above is from Danio rerio strain Tuebingen ecotype United States chromosome 25, GRCz12tu, whole genome shotgun sequence and carries:
- the uba2 gene encoding SUMO-activating enzyme subunit 2 isoform X3 — protein: MAELVGPLRKQLADSLSSCRVLVVGAGGIGCELLKNLVLTGFKNIEVIDLDTIDVSNLNRQFLFQKKHVGKSKAQVAKESVLRFCPSANITAYHDSIMNPDYNVEFFRNFQLVMNALDNRAARNHVNRMCLAADIPLIESGTAGYLGQVTVIKKGQTECYECQPKPTQKTFPGCTIRNTPSEPIHCIVWAKYLFNQLFGEEDADQEVSPDTADPEAAWNPADAAARATASDQDGDIKRVSTKEWARSTGYDPIKLFNKLFKDDIMYLLTMDKLWKKRKAPLPLEWEEINQLGSQEQVIGSGLKDQQVLGVQGYAQLFQHSVETLRSQLKEKGDGAELVWDKDDPPAMDFVTAASNLRMNVFSMNMKSRFDVKSMAGNIIPAIATTNAVIAGLIVLEALKILNSDFEQCRTIFLNKQPNPRKKLLVPCALDPPNASCYVCASKPEVTVKLNVHKTMVQALQDKILKEKFGMVAPDVQIEDGKGTILISSEEGETEANNNKFLSDFGIRNGSRLQADDFLQDYTLLVNVIHSEELEKDVEFEVVGDAPDKAPAPSAPEEGKNIANGNKDSAQPSTSSKAVEDDDVLLVDSDEEPSSSTMDTESSNRKRKHHDAETDDASSKRKRLDQQPADDDDEDIIALD
- the uba2 gene encoding SUMO-activating enzyme subunit 2 isoform X1, whose protein sequence is MAELVGPLRKQLADSLSSCRVLVVGAGGIGCELLKNLVLTGFKNIEVIDLDTIDVSNLNRQFLFQKKHVGKSKAQVAKESVLRFCPSANITAYHDSIMNPDYNVEFFRNFQLVMNALDNRAARNHVNRMCLAADIPLIESGTAGYLGQVTVIKKGQTECYECQPKPTQKTFPGCTIRNTPSEPIHCIVWAKYLFNQLFGEEDADQEVSPDTADPEAAWNPADAAARATASDQDGDIKRVSTKEWARSTGYDPIKLFNKLFKDDIMYLLTMDKLWKKRKAPLPLEWEEINQLAGSQEQVIGSGLKDQQVLGVQGYAQLFQHSVETLRSQLKEKGDGAELVWDKDDPPAMDFVTAASNLRMNVFSMNMKSRFDVKSMAGNIIPAIATTNAVIAGLIVLEALKILNSDFEQCRTIFLNKQPNPRKKLLVPCALDPPNASCYVCASKPEVTVKLNVHKTMVQALQDKILKEKFGMVAPDVQIEDGKGTILISSEEGETEANNNKFLSDFGIRNGSRLQADDFLQDYTLLVNVIHSEELEKDVEFEVVGDAPDKAPAPSAPEEGKNIANGNKDSAQPSTSSKAAVEDDDVLLVDSDEEPSSSTMDTESSNRKRKHHDAETDDASSKRKRLDQQPADDDDEDIIALD
- the uba2 gene encoding SUMO-activating enzyme subunit 2 (The RefSeq protein has 1 substitution compared to this genomic sequence) → MAELVGPLRKQLADSLSSCRVLVVGAGGIGCELLKNLVLTGFKNIEVIDLDTIDVSNLNRQFLFQKKHVGKSKAQVAKESVLRFCPSANITAYHDSIMNPDYNVEFFRNFQLVMNALDNRAARNHVNRMCLAADIPLIESGTAGYLGQVTVIKKGQTECYECQPKPTQKTFPGCTIRNTPSEPIHCIVWAKYLFNQLFGEEDADQEVSPDTADPEAAWNPADAAARATASDQDGDIKRVSTKEWARSTGYDPIKLFNKLFKDDIMYLLTMDKLWKKRKAPLPLEWEEINQLGSQEQVIGSGLKDQQVLGVQGYAQLFQHSVETLRSQLKEKGDGAELVWDKDDPPAMDFVTAASNLRMNVFSMNMKSRFDVKSMAGNIIPAIATTNAVIAGLIVLEALKILNSDFEQCRTIFLNKQPNPRKKLLVPCALDPPNASCYVCASKPEVTVKLNVHKTMVQALQDKILKEKFGMVAPDVQIEDGKGTILISSEEGETEANNNKFLSDFGIRNGSHLQADDFLQDYTLLVNVIHSEELEKDVEFEVVGDAPDKAPAPSAPEEGKNIANGNKDSAQPSTSSKAAVEDDDVLLVDSDEEPSSSTMDTESSNRKRKHHDAETDDASSKRKRLDQQPADDDDEDIIALD
- the uba2 gene encoding SUMO-activating enzyme subunit 2 isoform X2, giving the protein MAELVGPLRKQLADSLSSCRVLVVGAGGIGCELLKNLVLTGFKNIEVIDLDTIDVSNLNRQFLFQKKHVGKSKAQVAKESVLRFCPSANITAYHDSIMNPDYNVEFFRNFQLVMNALDNRAARNHVNRMCLAADIPLIESGTAGYLGQVTVIKKGQTECYECQPKPTQKTFPGCTIRNTPSEPIHCIVWAKYLFNQLFGEEDADQEVSPDTADPEAAWNPADAAARATASDQDGDIKRVSTKEWARSTGYDPIKLFNKLFKDDIMYLLTMDKLWKKRKAPLPLEWEEINQLAGSQEQVIGSGLKDQQVLGVQGYAQLFQHSVETLRSQLKEKGDGAELVWDKDDPPAMDFVTAASNLRMNVFSMNMKSRFDVKSMAGNIIPAIATTNAVIAGLIVLEALKILNSDFEQCRTIFLNKQPNPRKKLLVPCALDPPNASCYVCASKPEVTVKLNVHKTMVQALQDKILKEKFGMVAPDVQIEDGKGTILISSEEGETEANNNKFLSDFGIRNGSRLQADDFLQDYTLLVNVIHSEELEKDVEFEVVGDAPDKAPAPSAPEEGKNIANGNKDSAQPSTSSKAVEDDDVLLVDSDEEPSSSTMDTESSNRKRKHHDAETDDASSKRKRLDQQPADDDDEDIIALD